Within the Fibrobacter sp. genome, the region GGATAGTCCTGAGATCCCTCATAGGCTTTCCCCAGATCCAGGATCAACTGGACATTGTCAGGATCACCAGCCATAGCCATTCCGAAATACGTGATAGCATTTGAATACTTACGCCTTGCCAGGCTTATTCTTCCGGCTGCATACTGAACTTCCGACACATTGGGAATCATCTTCAACGCCTTGGCAAAATCAGCCATCGCCTGTTTGAGGTTTTTCTCGGCCTCAGCTATCTCTCCGCTGGCAAGATAGTACCACCCGGTCTTATTACTTGTGTTTCTGGCCAGTATCGCCTTAGCTTCAGGGATATTATTGTTCTTAAGATGAATATTACAGAGCCGGTACAGAGCTTCCCCATTACGCGGACTCTTGACTGTGATCGTTTGGTAAATATCTCTGGCCTGGTCTATTTTACCAAGTTTGTAATATGACTGAGCCAGTTTAACCGAATTTACTTCATCGTACTCCATGGTGTTTACCACGATCTGGAGATGCTTTGAGGCATTGCGGTAGTCCATCTCCTCGAAATAAATATCTCCCAAAGCCACATAACAATCACTACAGGATTTGTCGACCAAGATTGCATTTTCCAGAATCTGCTTTGCAGTGTCGTTATTACCTGTTGCCCTGTAAAGCAACCCGGCCCATCTAAGTGCAGCCGGCGGGGCCTTATCCCCCTTCACAACCGGACGAATGGTCTTTAGTGCGTTTTCAAAAGCACCGACCCAGTAATAGGCCTCAGTCAAATTGATCCGATAATTGTTGTTTGAAGGTTCTCCGCTGACAGCCCGGTGAAAATAGTTGATCGCTTTCTTGTATTGACTCTGCATGGAAAGGCAGGTGCCAAGCATGTAGTTGGCCTCTATGTGACCAGACTGAAGACTGACAGCTTTACGAAGATAACCCTCTGCTTTTGCAAAATCCTTCAACTGGTAATAGTAACGGGCAATCTGAAACTGCAGGTCCGCATTTTTCGGAGAACAGGTAGCTGCAGATTTTAACTGTGAAAGCCACTTTTCGTTATTACCAAGCTTCTCATAGATCTGGGCAAGTTTTATATGCAGATCGGTATCGCATTTCTTCAGCAAAGATGCTTCCTCAAGCACCTTTGCGGCATCGGCTGCTTTCGAAGCAGCAAGGAGCAGATCAGCCAGTTCCATACGTATCTGGACATTTTTACTGTCAAGCTGAGCCCATTTGATAAGAAGGTCTGTCAACTGCTTGCTGTTTTTGGTTTCCCTGTAACATCTGGCAAGCATATCTATGATTTCAATGTCCTTGTTGTTGATCTCAAGGGCTTTGGCCAGAGGATTCACGGCACTTGAGAGATTTGAGGCTCTTACATATGCTATTCCGATTTTCTTGAAGAGATCGAAATTGCTGCCCATCATTGTAGATGCTTTCTCGAGAGTTTTCGCCGCTTCAGCATACTTCTTCTGCTCAAAGTAAAGGTTTCCAAGCTCATACCAGGCAGCAGAATCCCTTCCCGCCTTCTCGAGATACAGGCGGTAATTTTCTACAGCGGCACTTTTATCGCCTGTTTTTATTTGTGCCCTGGCAAGCAAACCCTGCAGATCATTAGGAACATCACTGAACCGCAAAGCCCTCTCCAGCACTCTTATTGCATTCTTCCATTGCTGCATCGAACAGTAAAGCCGACCTAAACGCTGGAAACTCCGGGGATCATCCTTGAATGCTTTGATATTAATCTCATACTGGGCCGCGGCCTCCTTTTTCATGTTCTGCTTCTCGTAGAGTTCCGCAAGACGGAAAGAGTATTCCTTGTGGTTTCCAGCCAGAGCCAGATACTTTTTGTACATGCTGATGGCATTTGTAACCTTGTTTGATTTCTCATAAACACTGGCAGCGAGTTCGATCGCTTCCAGGTTGCGGGGATTCTTACTAAGCAAAAAGGTCAGATGAGTTTCCGCTTTGGCATGCTGATCGGTGTTGCAGTAAGCAGTAGCCAACATCCAGGCCTCCCGCTCATTTATCTTTGACGGGGGAAAGCCTTGAAGATGGTTGATTACAGCCTTGTAATTTTTATCATCAAATTCCAGATACGCCAGTTGGAGATTGATGTTGCTGTCAACATATTTTCTATCAAGAAATGTAGTAAAGACACTTTTAGCTTTGGCTTTATTTCCGCTTTTCAGGAAGAGTTTTCCGGCTTCGGCAAGTTTACTCTTGTATTTTTCATTATTTATGGCAAAAAGCCTCATCAATGCCTCTGCAGCAGCACTGTCTTTTCCCGATTTCTCCAGCACTCCAGCCAGTTCCATCCATGCATCTTCCCTGGACGGGTCTTTCTTTACGCATGCCTCATAGGCAGAGACAGCGTCCTGTTGCGCCCCAATAACGGCGTACTCTTTTCCAATCTGGAAATAGGTCTCGGCATCTGTTTCACCCGCTTTCCGGGCTTTGGCATAATAAGACTGAGCTCCAGCTTTGTCCTTGAGCCGCAGGGAGATGATTGTCAACCTGTATAGAGCATGTGCACCTCCGGCTCCCCTTTTGACAAGTTCCTGGTATTCAGTCCTGGCCTCTGTCGCAGTGGAGACCTCGTATGCCAGAGAGGCGATCGAGGACTGAAGGCTTGTGTCGGCTGTCTTGTTGATTGTACGCTCTTTTTTGAAATAGGTCAGAGCCTGTTTTTTGTCGCCCTTCTTCTGGAAGGCATCACCAAGCAGCCTGTTTAAACCAGGCACACTCAGGTCTTCCGGAGAAACTTCCTGCAGAAGAGAAAGAGCTGAACTGGTCTCGCCACGCTTGATGTAAATCATTGAGAGCCCCAGCTTGCACTTGCTTTTATCCTTTACCTGAGGCAAAGCGCGTGAAAACATCGCAAATGATTTATCCAGTTCACCTGTTCCCAGATAGATCCAGCCCAACCCCATCAACACCCGATGATCTTCAGTGGAAGCCCTGACACTCGCCTCCAGATGCACTTTAGCTCTGGCAGAATCACCAT harbors:
- a CDS encoding tetratricopeptide repeat protein, whose protein sequence is MPEKVVFLLGRAIDASLNSEDKWMAAVIEAVMEFKLAAFENVTLVSPDLVRKHVPDHSNLSKVPDDTDYLNAAKTLKADFVGIQRFEISARDKSVFYYMEVHSVQTKKIYTTIERNFKLNRIGAELDEILLSLIKELKQTVPRDLTRFVKLPAVGEDYKVLKQLGDCIISERFSKGTDSTKVADEYRRICEKNRSVIVGYHRAGIFFEAVGRNSDAAEALNFIFMSLPEYLPVYTPLARNFRKARRFEDAVRIAMLGEQRGLNKGELLSEKALAYEGLGKKDEAEGVYKKIIANDPDDPFALLFYARRSNDEGNGKQGLEYSERLIKAGNELGRAYIEHGRSLMLLKKSEEAIKAFTDAKTHLKGDPEPSIYLGDLFVSSGKYSRALQHYEEVLKKTPDNVDLFMKAASAAEKSGDTKKALSILKQIEPRFSNHGGLQRELGVLSLANGDSARAKVHLEASVRASTEDHRVLMGLGWIYLGTGELDKSFAMFSRALPQVKDKSKCKLGLSMIYIKRGETSSALSLLQEVSPEDLSVPGLNRLLGDAFQKKGDKKQALTYFKKERTINKTADTSLQSSIASLAYEVSTATEARTEYQELVKRGAGGAHALYRLTIISLRLKDKAGAQSYYAKARKAGETDAETYFQIGKEYAVIGAQQDAVSAYEACVKKDPSREDAWMELAGVLEKSGKDSAAAEALMRLFAINNEKYKSKLAEAGKLFLKSGNKAKAKSVFTTFLDRKYVDSNINLQLAYLEFDDKNYKAVINHLQGFPPSKINEREAWMLATAYCNTDQHAKAETHLTFLLSKNPRNLEAIELAASVYEKSNKVTNAISMYKKYLALAGNHKEYSFRLAELYEKQNMKKEAAAQYEINIKAFKDDPRSFQRLGRLYCSMQQWKNAIRVLERALRFSDVPNDLQGLLARAQIKTGDKSAAVENYRLYLEKAGRDSAAWYELGNLYFEQKKYAEAAKTLEKASTMMGSNFDLFKKIGIAYVRASNLSSAVNPLAKALEINNKDIEIIDMLARCYRETKNSKQLTDLLIKWAQLDSKNVQIRMELADLLLAASKAADAAKVLEEASLLKKCDTDLHIKLAQIYEKLGNNEKWLSQLKSAATCSPKNADLQFQIARYYYQLKDFAKAEGYLRKAVSLQSGHIEANYMLGTCLSMQSQYKKAINYFHRAVSGEPSNNNYRINLTEAYYWVGAFENALKTIRPVVKGDKAPPAALRWAGLLYRATGNNDTAKQILENAILVDKSCSDCYVALGDIYFEEMDYRNASKHLQIVVNTMEYDEVNSVKLAQSYYKLGKIDQARDIYQTITVKSPRNGEALYRLCNIHLKNNNIPEAKAILARNTSNKTGWYYLASGEIAEAEKNLKQAMADFAKALKMIPNVSEVQYAAGRISLARRKYSNAITYFGMAMAGDPDNVQLILDLGKAYEGSQDYPTAMDLYQEVLRRQPDHPDVHYCIARITSKSKDHAKAIETIKEGIRQNKKNVMLYMALGHEYRMMKKQDDALEAYLRAVKIDKIQALEAFRHIGTIYYIKKDEKKAKKFFEMYINEGGQNAKVKAILKRL